One part of the Ailuropoda melanoleuca isolate Jingjing chromosome 6, ASM200744v2, whole genome shotgun sequence genome encodes these proteins:
- the NPFFR1 gene encoding neuropeptide FF receptor 1, whose product MRSGEWEGSQLLLGKQRPGESSQPPNSSWPPSLNASHAKATPAVNLTFSSYYQHSSAVAAMFIVAYVLIFLLCMVGNALVCFVVLRNRHMRTVTNMFILNLAVSDLLVGIFCMPTTLVDNLITGWPFDNATCKMSGLVQGMSVSASVFTLVAIAVERFRCIVHPFREKLTPRQALVTIAVIWALALLIMCPSAVTLTVTRDEHHFMVDARNRSYPLYSCWEAWPEKGMRTVYTTVLFSHIYLAPLALIVLMYARIARKLCKASRPARAGGEAAAPESRPGGPAQGPGGAXVSVEVRPGDSGLPSESGQNIGAPRAGRLPLRGARVAHHGLAGEGPGCGQLPFTIPAWDI is encoded by the exons ATgaggagtggggagtgggaagggTCTCAGCTGCTGCTGGGGAAGCAGAGGCCAG GGGAGTCCTCCCAGCCTCCTAACAGCAGCTGGCCCCCAAGCCTGAATGCGAGTCATGCCAAGGCCACCCCAGCGGTAAACCTCACCTTCTCCTCCTACTACCAGCACTCCTCAGCAGTGGCAGCCATGTTCATCGTGGCCTATGTGCTCATCTTCCTCCTTTGCATGGTGGGCAACGCGCTGGTCTGCTTCGTCGTGCTCAGGAACCGGCACATGCGCACTGTCACCAACATGTTCATCCTCAACCTGGCCGTCAGCGACCTGCTGGTGGGCATCTTCTGCATGCCCACGACTCTCGTGGACAACCTCATCACTG GGTGGCCCTTTGACAACGCCACGTGCAAGATGAGCGGCTTGGTGCAGGGCATGTCCGTGTCAGCTTCCGTGTTCACACTGGTGGCCATTGCTGTGGAAAG GTTCCGCTGCATCGTGCACCCTTTCCGCGAGAAGCTGACGCCGCGCCAGGCGCTGGTCACCATCGCGGTCATCTGGGCGCTGGCCCTGCTCATCATGTGCCCCTCGGCCGTCACGCTGACCGTCACACGCGACGAGCACCACTTCATGGTGGACGCCCGCAACCGCTCCTACCCGCTCTACTCGTGCTGGGAGGCCTGGCCCGAGAAGGGCATGCGCACGGTCTACACCACCGTGCTCTTCTCGCACATCTACCTGGCGCCCCTGGCGCTCATCGTGCTCATGTACGCGCGCATCGCCCGCAAGCTCTGCAAGGCCTCTCGGCCCGCGCGGGCCGGCGGGGAGGCGGCGGCGCCCGAGAGCCGCCCCGGGGGCCCGGCGCAGGGCCCGGGTGGTGCACNGGTCTCCGTGGAGGTGCGGCCCGGCGACTCGGGCCTGCCCTCCGAGTCCGGCCAGAACATTGGGGCGCCCCGGGCCGGCCGCCTCCCGCTGCGCGGTGCCCGCGTGGCCCACCACGGCTTGGCCGGGGAGGGTCCTGGCTGCGGCCAGCTGCCCTTCACCATACCCGCGTGGGATATCTGA